CGTGCTTTTTGCTTTGGGATTTGCTGAGCAGAAATTGCCCTACGATGCAGAATCTTTCGCCCTGTGTGCTGCGGCAAGGCCCAGCAGTACGGCACCGGCTTGCGCCACATTGAGCGAGTCAAAGGTGCGGGCAAGCGGAATACGCAGCATGTGCGCGCATCGTTTGGCAACGCCGGGCCGCAGGCCTTTGTCCTCATTGCCCAGAACCAGCACGGCAGGCAACTGCATGGGTTCATCAAAGGCATTGAGGCTTGATGGGCCATCACCGCCTGCGCCGTAAATGGTCAGGCCCGCTTCTTCGGCGCTGTCGAGGGCGTGCCCCAGATTGGTGACGCGGGTCACGGGCAGTTTTTCCAGTGCGCCTGCAGCGGCCCTGCGGGCTGCGGGGCCAAGGTAGGCGCTGTTGTGCTGGGGCAAAATGATGCCCGCGCCGCCCAGAGCATACAGGGTGCGGCAGATTGTGCCCACGTTGCCGGGGTCTTGCACCTGGTCAAGGGCAACAATGAGGGGCAGGGGGGCATCGGCAGCAGCAGCCAGCAGGTCGGCAAGTTCGGTAAAGCCGGTGGCGGCCAGACGGGCCACAACGCCCTGATGGGAAACACCGTCACGGCCTTGACGCCCCTGGGCAGTTTGACCGCCAGCGCCACGGCAC
This DNA window, taken from Desulfovibrio desulfuricans DSM 642, encodes the following:
- a CDS encoding TrmH family RNA methyltransferase — translated: MHNETEQAPLLPGLKPVLELLASEPQRIDCVFCKKGLRGPDAQEVLNLCRQHNVRFSLVDQVALDRLCRGAGGQTAQGRQGRDGVSHQGVVARLAATGFTELADLLAAAADAPLPLIVALDQVQDPGNVGTICRTLYALGGAGIILPQHNSAYLGPAARRAAAGALEKLPVTRVTNLGHALDSAEEAGLTIYGAGGDGPSSLNAFDEPMQLPAVLVLGNEDKGLRPGVAKRCAHMLRIPLARTFDSLNVAQAGAVLLGLAAAHRAKDSAS